In one window of Parcubacteria group bacterium CG10_big_fil_rev_8_21_14_0_10_36_14 DNA:
- a CDS encoding RNA-binding protein gives MGKKLYVGNLPYSATADELKELFSQAGKVESANVISDKFSGRSKGFGFVEMSTDEEAQKAIDDLNGTEIEGRAITVNEARPMTERKPRGDFGGRNRY, from the coding sequence ATGGGAAAGAAACTTTATGTCGGTAACTTGCCATATTCTGCAACTGCTGATGAGCTAAAAGAACTTTTTAGCCAAGCAGGAAAAGTAGAATCAGCAAACGTTATTTCCGACAAATTCTCTGGCAGAAGCAAAGGCTTTGGTTTTGTAGAAATGTCTACAGACGAAGAAGCTCAAAAAGCCATTGACGACTTGAACGGAACAGAAATCGAAGGAAGAGCAATCACCGTTAACGAAGCTCGTCCAATGACAGAAAGAAAGCCAAGAGGCGATTTCGGAGGAAGAAATAGATACTAA
- the trmD gene encoding tRNA (guanosine(37)-N1)-methyltransferase TrmD produces the protein MKINFLTIFPHIFDSYINESILKRAQNKKLAKFDVINIRDFTSDKHHKVDDAPYGGGAGMVMKAEPIYEALKTLKTKKKNRIVLLSAKGKIFMQKDAKRLSKYDELTFVCGRYEGVDERIKKFVDEEISIGEYVLTGGELPALVISDTVIRLIPGVIAEESLKEESFSLTTRSTLTDKPCLEYPQYTKPEIFEYKKNNKNKKLTVPKVLLSGDHKKIKEWRIKNSK, from the coding sequence ATGAAAATAAACTTTCTTACAATCTTTCCGCATATTTTTGACTCTTATATCAATGAGAGTATTCTTAAACGCGCGCAAAATAAAAAACTGGCTAAATTTGATGTTATAAATATCCGCGATTTTACAAGCGATAAACATCATAAAGTTGATGACGCTCCTTATGGCGGAGGTGCTGGAATGGTGATGAAAGCAGAACCAATCTATGAAGCATTAAAAACTTTGAAAACAAAGAAAAAAAATAGAATAGTATTACTTTCTGCAAAAGGAAAAATCTTTATGCAAAAAGATGCAAAACGCCTATCAAAATACGACGAGCTGACTTTTGTCTGTGGAAGATATGAAGGAGTTGACGAACGAATCAAAAAATTTGTTGATGAAGAAATATCAATCGGCGAATATGTGCTAACTGGTGGCGAACTGCCAGCGCTTGTTATTTCCGATACTGTTATTCGGCTTATTCCCGGTGTCATCGCAGAAGAATCATTAAAAGAAGAATCATTTTCCTTGACTACCCGCTCAACGCTAACTGATAAACCCTGTCTTGAATATCCTCAATATACAAAACCGGAAATTTTTGAATATAAAAAAAACAATAAAAATAAAAAACTCACCGTCCCAAAAGTTCTTTTATCTGGCGATCATAAAAAAATAAAAGAATGGCGAATAAAAAACAGCAAATAA
- a CDS encoding RNA-binding protein → MAEKYQDQEFLEFVVKSIVGNPSDVKSERLVDERGVLLSLHISPADMGFVIGRQGQTARAIRTLLKIVGTKNNARVNLKIVEPEGGRRAPRADVDVDTSAVDDLNI, encoded by the coding sequence ATGGCAGAAAAATATCAAGACCAAGAGTTTCTAGAGTTTGTCGTAAAGTCAATCGTCGGCAACCCATCAGATGTTAAGTCTGAAAGATTGGTTGACGAAAGAGGTGTGCTTTTAAGCTTGCACATCAGCCCAGCAGATATGGGTTTTGTTATCGGCAGACAAGGTCAGACAGCTCGCGCCATCAGAACTTTGCTCAAAATCGTTGGCACAAAGAACAATGCACGTGTCAACCTAAAAATTGTTGAGCCGGAAGGCGGACGCAGAGCTCCTAGAGCAGATGTTGATGTTGATACATCGGCTGTAGATGACTTGAATATCTAA
- the rpsP gene encoding 30S ribosomal protein S16, whose product MLAIKLSRFGKKKQPTYRIIVLEKTKDPWGDYLEMLGHYNPRSKETKLNTERIKHWISVGAKPTDTVHNLLVANGILEDKKKTVTKISKKRAGKITDAQGKKAEAEKVAKEKAEAEKVAKEKAEAEKAKPVEEAPQAEAPKEETPAEAPKKETQNEKISQTADSSPETKTEEKQAE is encoded by the coding sequence ATGTTAGCAATAAAATTATCTAGGTTTGGCAAAAAGAAACAGCCTACCTATAGAATTATCGTCCTAGAAAAAACCAAAGATCCATGGGGTGATTATTTGGAGATGTTGGGACACTATAATCCCCGCTCCAAAGAAACAAAATTAAATACCGAGAGAATAAAGCACTGGATATCTGTTGGCGCCAAGCCGACCGATACCGTTCATAACCTTCTGGTGGCTAATGGAATTTTGGAAGACAAAAAGAAAACAGTTACAAAAATAAGTAAAAAACGCGCAGGAAAAATAACTGATGCTCAAGGGAAAAAAGCAGAAGCGGAAAAAGTAGCAAAAGAAAAGGCAGAAGCGGAAAAAGTAGCAAAAGAAAAGGCAGAAGCGGAAAAAGCAAAACCAGTAGAAGAAGCGCCACAAGCTGAAGCACCAAAAGAAGAAACTCCTGCTGAAGCACCAAAAAAAGAAACTCAAAACGAAAAAATATCTCAAACCGCCGATTCCTCACCTGAAACAAAGACTGAGGAAAAACAGGCTGAATAA
- a CDS encoding aspartate--tRNA(Asn) ligase — MALLLQEKGNNVRFHGWVDKIRNLKYVQFLIVRQGDHAVQLVNEKGNKAEEIINSLTLHSTILITGKVVDNPNVKLLGLEVQIGSIEITSLAERELPINDNSNHETRMDWRFLDLRSRKNYWLFKIQTLLERALRNYWNTRGCVEIHSPKLMATASESGAELFQVDYFGDKACLAQSPQFYKQMAMAAGLDRVFEVGPVFRANPSFTSRHDTEFTSIDVEISWIDSHADVMDFEEEMIKYAINTLMQELPESLKGFLGISIPKTNISFPRVTLIDAKELVSKTGYKSQKTDDLDPREEKVISDIIKKETGSDFVFITDYPITARPFYHMRHESMLTHTKSFDLLFRGVEITTGAQREHRYEKLKNQVLEKELSIEELKQYLDFFKYGCPPHGGFGFGLTRFLMKLLGYKNVREVTFLYRGPNRLSP; from the coding sequence ATTGCATTGTTACTACAAGAAAAAGGTAACAATGTACGCTTTCATGGATGGGTTGATAAGATTAGAAATCTCAAATATGTACAATTTCTAATTGTACGACAGGGTGACCACGCAGTTCAACTTGTAAATGAAAAAGGCAACAAAGCGGAAGAGATTATTAATAGTCTCACCTTGCACTCGACAATTCTAATTACTGGTAAGGTAGTAGATAATCCAAACGTTAAATTATTGGGTTTAGAAGTTCAGATAGGCTCTATTGAAATTACTAGTTTAGCAGAAAGAGAATTGCCAATCAATGACAACTCTAATCATGAGACAAGAATGGATTGGAGATTTCTTGATTTAAGGTCAAGAAAGAATTATTGGCTTTTCAAAATTCAAACTCTTCTAGAAAGAGCACTGAGAAATTATTGGAATACGAGAGGATGTGTAGAAATTCATTCTCCAAAACTAATGGCTACTGCAAGTGAATCGGGTGCAGAGTTGTTCCAAGTGGATTATTTTGGAGATAAGGCCTGTTTGGCTCAATCGCCTCAATTCTATAAACAAATGGCAATGGCCGCAGGACTAGATAGGGTATTTGAAGTGGGCCCGGTTTTTAGAGCCAACCCCTCTTTTACTTCTAGACATGACACCGAATTTACTAGTATTGATGTAGAGATATCTTGGATTGATTCCCATGCGGATGTAATGGATTTTGAAGAAGAAATGATAAAATACGCTATCAATACCTTGATGCAAGAGTTGCCAGAATCACTCAAAGGCTTTTTGGGAATATCTATCCCCAAAACAAATATCAGTTTTCCAAGAGTAACTCTGATAGATGCTAAAGAATTAGTGTCTAAGACAGGATATAAGAGTCAAAAAACTGATGATTTAGATCCTAGAGAAGAAAAAGTAATAAGTGATATTATTAAAAAAGAGACTGGGTCTGATTTTGTCTTTATTACTGATTATCCTATAACAGCAAGACCTTTTTATCATATGCGTCATGAGAGTATGTTGACTCATACTAAAAGCTTTGATCTTTTGTTTAGAGGAGTAGAAATAACAACCGGAGCTCAACGTGAACATAGATATGAAAAACTAAAAAATCAAGTCTTAGAAAAAGAACTTAGTATTGAAGAATTAAAACAGTATCTAGATTTTTTCAAATATGGTTGTCCACCACACGGAGGATTTGGTTTTGGGCTGACTAGGTTTTTGATGAAATTACTGGGTTATAAAAATGTGAGAGAGGTAACATTTTTGTATCGTGGACCAAACAGATTAAGTCCATAA
- a CDS encoding diadenosine tetraphosphate hydrolase: protein MEKTNCIFCDIVSGKVPSYKIWEDEKHLAFLSIFPNTEGFSVVIPKEHYPSYAFDLSDEVLTGLVLASKKVAKLLDEKLEDVGRTGMIFEGFGVDHVHAKLFPMHGTANMKKWEELKSNVDKYFKKYEGYISSHDYKREDDERLTQLAEKIRN from the coding sequence ATGGAAAAAACAAATTGTATTTTTTGCGATATAGTAAGTGGAAAAGTACCGTCATATAAAATTTGGGAAGATGAAAAACACCTTGCTTTCCTTAGTATATTTCCAAATACAGAAGGGTTTAGTGTGGTTATACCAAAAGAACATTACCCAAGCTATGCTTTTGACTTGTCAGACGAAGTGTTGACAGGGCTGGTGTTAGCATCTAAAAAAGTAGCTAAATTATTAGATGAAAAATTAGAAGATGTAGGTAGAACTGGAATGATTTTTGAAGGTTTCGGCGTAGACCATGTCCATGCAAAACTTTTTCCTATGCATGGCACCGCTAATATGAAAAAGTGGGAAGAACTAAAATCTAATGTTGATAAATATTTTAAAAAGTATGAAGGATATATATCATCTCATGATTACAAAAGAGAAGATGATGAACGCCTTACGCAACTTGCAGAAAAAATAAGAAACTAA